The nucleotide window CGAGCTCGTCCTTGCCGTCCGGGAACGCGCCGTCCACCAGCTCGATCTGGCCCCGGGCCAGCGGGTCCGCGGTGCGGAACTCGACGATCTCCGTGCGCGCGATGCCGTGCCGGGTGGTGACGACGGCGGGTACGGACCGCTTGGTGAGGTGGCGCGACCCCTTCGGGAACGCGCTCGGCACGTCGACCGGGCCGCTGCTCTCCACGCCGGTGAGTGCCTGACCACCCCATGTGGCGCCGTCCGGCATCTGCTCGACGGGCCCTCCGCCCATGCCCGGGTCGCTGTACACCGCGTCGGCCGCACCCATGCGGGCCGTCAGTTTCTCGGCCCGGTCGGGCAGGGCACTGCGATACGTCACATCGGCGGCCGACACCCCGAGGACCGGCAGGGCGATCATCGCGACCACCAGCGCGCTGCGGCCCTTGGCCCGCATGGCGTCCCGGCGGGCCATCCGGAAGGCGGCACGCCACCCCGAGAAGACGCTCACTTGGCGCCCTCGGCGGTGAGCAGTGAGTCGGCGCCGGACACGAGTGTCTGGTCGACGATCGAACCGTCGCGGAGGAACACGACCCGGTCCGCCCAGGCCGCGTACCTCGGTTCGTGCGTCACCATCACCCCTGCCGCGCCCTGGTCGCAGCGGCTGCGCAGGAGTGCGAGGACGGACTCGCCGGTCTCGGAGTCGAGTGCTCCGGTCGGCTCGTCCGCGAGGACGAGGCGGCGGTCCCCGACCAGGGCGCGGGCGATGGCGACGCGCTGCTGCTGGCCGCCGGACATCTCGTCGGGGAAGCGGTCGGCGATCTCGCCGAGGTTCATCTCCTCCAGTGCGGCGAGGGCTTCCTTGCGCGCCTTGCGGAGTGAGACGCCGTCGAGTTCGCGGGGCAGGGCGATGTTCTCCGCGGCGGTGAGGGCGGGGATGAGGTTGTAGTCCTGGAAGACGTAGCCGACGCTGCGGCGGCGGAGGGCGGAGACGCCTTTGCGGCCGAGCGCGGCGATGTCCTGGCCCTCGATGACGACCTGCCCGCTGCTCGCGGTGTCGAGGCCGCCGGCCAGCGTCAGCAGGGTCGACTTTCCGGAACCGGAGGGCCCCATCACGGCGACGAGCTCGCCCGTGTGGACGGACAGGTCGACCCCGCGCAGCGCGTGGACCCGGGCGACACCGGAGCCGTGGGTGCGCGTCAGCGCCCTCAGCTCCAGCACGGGCGCGTCCACGGACAGGCCGGTGGACGGAGACGGAGACGGAGACGGCGACGGCGACGGAGACGGGACGGACGAGGACATGGCGGGCGTTCCCCCCTGGGATGTTCTGCTGGGCTCTGGGCTCTGGGCTCTGGGTCTTGGTCTGCGAGTACGCGAAGTACGCGAGCGAGCGGGTGTACGGGTGCGCGGGCGCACTGGTGAGGCCGCGGGCGTGGATGCGGTTGCGGTCAGTGGCCGGTGCGGGGCCGGGCCTCCGCGGCGGCGCGGGCGGTGCCGCGCGCCGCGGCGGCCCGGCCCGGCCGGGCCTCCGGTTCGGTGGCGGCGGCCTCGGCAAGGCGTACGAGACGCGATTCGCAGTGGTCCAGCCACCGGGCCTCCGCCTCGGCCTGGAAGATCAGCTGCTCCACCACGAGGAGCCAGGCGACGTCGTCCCGGTTGGCCGGAGCCGCCGTGAGGGCCTGTGCCTTCAGCCGGGTGTACTCCTGCATCGCCTTCAGGGTGTGATGGCGCTGGGCCTGGATCACCGCCCGGATGTCGACGCCCGGGGCGCCGACCGCCATGGCGAGCTTGATGGCCAGCTCGTCGCGGGGCGGGTTGCTGCGGTCCACGGGTGTCCCGAACCAGCTGAGCAGTTCGCTGCGGCCGTCGTCGGTGATCGAGTAGAGGGCGTGGCCCGCGTCGTCCTCACCGTCCTGGACGACCATGCCGTCGCGTTCCAGCCGGCTGAGCGTGGTGTACACCTGGCCGACGTTCAGCGGCCAGGTGGAACCGGTGCGCGACTCGAATTCGGTACGGAGCTGGGAGCCGTAACGCGGCCCTCGCTCCAGGAGGGCCAGAAGCCCGTGACGGATCGACATACTCAGTATGTATACCGAGTATGCTCCTTCGGGCAAGCCCTGAAGCGATCGTGTGCGGCTCAGCGGGCGCGGCGCATCCGGAAGGCCAGGAATCCGAGACCCAGGCCGACCAGGGCGATTCCGGCCCCCAGCGACACCTCCTGGACCTGCCGCACGGCGGGGCCGTCCAGTGCCTGAGGAGCCGACTGCGGCGCGCCGGCCGACGTGCTGGGCGTGACCTCGGCCGGAAGCACCTCACCGATGTCCGGCTCCGGCTCCTCCTCTTCGAGCAGGGCGTCGGCGCGGGCGAGTTCCAGCGGCGACAGCGAACGTCCCGGCCTGGTGCGCCCCTCGCCCGCCGGCCTGCCCGCGAGGGGCGACCGGACGGCGGAGGCGGACGGGCTCGCCGACGATCCGCCGGGCGGCGGCGCCGCGCTCCCGGAAGGCGGCCCGGCCGGACGGGAGGCCGCTGGGGGGAGCGCGGACGGTGAGCCGGAGGGGACGGCTGGCGGCGACGTGGAGGCCGCCGAGGCCGAGGGTCCTGCGGACGGCCGGGAGGCGGGCGCTGAGGGCGTCGGCCCCGGTGCCGAGGGGAGGGGCGGGGCGGTGGCCGTGGGGGCGGGCGAGGGGCTGCCCGTGGCCGCAGCGGGAAGGTCGGCCGAACGGCTCGTACCGGGAAGGTCGGCCGAACGGGGGGCGAGCGCGAGGGGTCCCCGCGCACCCGCGTCCGAGGGAGGAGTGCCTGCCGAACGGTGCGCGGCCCCGCCGGGCGCACCGGGCACCCGCTCTGCCGCGTACGTCCAGCTCACGGGTCCCAGCACCGCCGCCGCGCTCACCGCCAGGCAGAGCACGCGGCGCGACGCCCGGGACCACCGAGACGGGAGGAGTCCAGGAGCCATGCGCTCAGAGTCACACGGGCGGATATGTCCGGCATCCCGGATGCCGCCCCGCTCCGTCGGACGGGTGTGGACGCGCCGACCGGTGTCAGGCGGGGTCGCCCGTGGAGATCCTCAGTTCGAAGTGGGCACCGCGCTCCGGAATGGCCGTACCGGAGGACGGGAACTGGTCGACGACCTGGTCCTCGGCGTAGGTGTTGCCCTCCACGTCGATGACCTTGACCGTCCAGCCCGCAGCCAGGGCGCATGCCTTTGCCGAGAGGATGTCCTTGTAGATGAACCTCGGAGCCTGCACCTTCTGCGGGTCGTCCGAGTCCTCCATCGCGTCCGTGCAGTCCTCTTCGTCCATCGTCCGGTTGCGCTCCGGCGGCTTGTGCTCGCCGGCCACCGTCTCCCCCGTGCCCGGGTCGCCGGTCTTGCCGGTCTCCGGGTCGTCCTTGTTCAGGGTCAGCGCCGTGACCAGGCCGCCGATCGCGAGCAGCGCGACCACGACCGAGCCCACGATGACCGGCATGTTCCGCTTGGAGCCACTGCCGCCGTGGCCGCCGGTCCCCTGCGCGGACATCGTGTACGGGGGAGGTGTCCGGTGCGCCGGGGTGGCCGGGCTCTGGTACGCCTGCGGGTAGCCGTAGCCGTAGCTCGGCGCGGGCGCCGGAGTCGGGGCGTACGGGCCCGGCTGCTGGAACGGCTGGTGGGGTTGCGGCTGGTACGGCGTCTGCACGCCCTGCGGTGCGGGCGTGCCCTGGTCGACCGGCGGGAAGACGGCGGCGCCGACACCCGCGCCGCTGTGCCCCGGTGCTCCGCCGCTGACGATCACCGGGGCGCCGGACCGGCCGCCCGCGTTCAGCACGCGGGTGACCTCGTCCTGCATCGCGGCGGCGCTCGGAAAACGCTCGTTCGGGTTCTTCTTCAGCGCGCGGGCGACGAGCGCGTCCATCGCGGGAGTGATCGAGCGGTTGATGGTCGACGGAGCGACCGGCTCCTCCTGCACATGCGCGTACGCGATGGCCAGCGGCGAGTCCGCGTCGAACGGAATACGTCCAGTGAGCAGCTGGAACAGCATGATGCCGACCGAGTAGAGGTCGGACCGCGCGTCCACGCCGCGCCCCAGCGCCTGCTCGGGGGAGAGGTACTGCGGGGTGCCGACGACCATGCCGGTCTGTGTCATCGACGTCACGCCCGACTGCATGGCGCGCGCGATGCCGAAGTCCATGACCTTGACGATGCCGCGCTTCGTCATCATGACGTTGCCGGGCTTGATGTCCCGGTGGACCAGGCCCATCTCGTGGCTGGTCTCCAGCGCGGCCAGCACGTCGGCCGTCACCTTGAGCGCCTTGTCGGCCGGCATCGCGCCGTACTGCTGGATGTCCGACTGGAGGACGGAACCGAGCGGCTGGCCCTCGACGTACTCCATGACGATGTACGGCATCAGCGCGCCGCCGAGCTCGTCCTCGCCGGTGTCGAAGACCGAGACGATGTTCGTGTGCTGGAGCTTCGCGACCGCCTGCGCCTCACGGCGGAAGCGCTCGCGGAACGACTGCTCGCGTCCCAGCTCCGTGTGCAGTGTCTTGATCGCGACCTGACGGTCGAGCGCCGAGTCGTACGCGAGATACACGGAAGCCAT belongs to Streptomyces finlayi and includes:
- a CDS encoding protein kinase domain-containing protein gives rise to the protein MSQDGAHGAQGRYAGGSVAGGRYQLRDLLGEGGMASVYLAYDSALDRQVAIKTLHTELGREQSFRERFRREAQAVAKLQHTNIVSVFDTGEDELGGALMPYIVMEYVEGQPLGSVLQSDIQQYGAMPADKALKVTADVLAALETSHEMGLVHRDIKPGNVMMTKRGIVKVMDFGIARAMQSGVTSMTQTGMVVGTPQYLSPEQALGRGVDARSDLYSVGIMLFQLLTGRIPFDADSPLAIAYAHVQEEPVAPSTINRSITPAMDALVARALKKNPNERFPSAAAMQDEVTRVLNAGGRSGAPVIVSGGAPGHSGAGVGAAVFPPVDQGTPAPQGVQTPYQPQPHQPFQQPGPYAPTPAPAPSYGYGYPQAYQSPATPAHRTPPPYTMSAQGTGGHGGSGSKRNMPVIVGSVVVALLAIGGLVTALTLNKDDPETGKTGDPGTGETVAGEHKPPERNRTMDEEDCTDAMEDSDDPQKVQAPRFIYKDILSAKACALAAGWTVKVIDVEGNTYAEDQVVDQFPSSGTAIPERGAHFELRISTGDPA
- a CDS encoding PadR family transcriptional regulator, producing the protein MSIRHGLLALLERGPRYGSQLRTEFESRTGSTWPLNVGQVYTTLSRLERDGMVVQDGEDDAGHALYSITDDGRSELLSWFGTPVDRSNPPRDELAIKLAMAVGAPGVDIRAVIQAQRHHTLKAMQEYTRLKAQALTAAPANRDDVAWLLVVEQLIFQAEAEARWLDHCESRLVRLAEAAATEPEARPGRAAAARGTARAAAEARPRTGH
- a CDS encoding ABC transporter ATP-binding protein — its product is MSSSVPSPSPSPSPSPSPSTGLSVDAPVLELRALTRTHGSGVARVHALRGVDLSVHTGELVAVMGPSGSGKSTLLTLAGGLDTASSGQVVIEGQDIAALGRKGVSALRRRSVGYVFQDYNLIPALTAAENIALPRELDGVSLRKARKEALAALEEMNLGEIADRFPDEMSGGQQQRVAIARALVGDRRLVLADEPTGALDSETGESVLALLRSRCDQGAAGVMVTHEPRYAAWADRVVFLRDGSIVDQTLVSGADSLLTAEGAK